A region from the Maribacter aquivivus genome encodes:
- a CDS encoding GLPGLI family protein encodes MGKYYWFIGFIMVFMGVTMQAQDFQGKAVYQSKTQVNFDFGNRNIPEDRKKEMMERIKRANEKTFVLNFNQTASIYEEEEKLEQPGERGGGGRGPRFGAMTGTDGDLYKNIKDQRYLVKNELLGKIFLIDDELESLEWKMGSESKKIGNYTAFKATATKTIKRPNMSAIFRRPGRGEDNNDDEKKGEEFVIKEVEIVAWYTPEIPINQGPGLYWGLPGLILAVNDDITTIVCSEITMNPSEKIEIKAPSKGKKVTQAEYDEISQEKMKEMRENFRNRGGRGGGRPN; translated from the coding sequence ATGGGAAAATATTATTGGTTTATAGGTTTTATAATGGTTTTTATGGGCGTTACCATGCAAGCGCAAGATTTTCAAGGTAAAGCAGTATACCAGAGTAAAACACAGGTGAATTTCGATTTTGGGAACAGAAACATTCCTGAGGATAGAAAAAAAGAAATGATGGAGCGAATAAAAAGGGCAAATGAGAAGACCTTTGTTCTCAACTTCAATCAAACAGCATCTATTTATGAGGAAGAAGAAAAACTGGAGCAGCCAGGTGAAAGAGGTGGTGGAGGTCGTGGTCCTAGATTTGGTGCAATGACGGGTACAGATGGCGATTTATATAAAAATATAAAAGATCAGCGGTATTTGGTCAAGAATGAGCTGTTAGGTAAAATTTTCTTGATAGATGATGAATTAGAGTCATTAGAGTGGAAAATGGGTAGCGAATCTAAGAAAATTGGTAATTATACCGCATTCAAAGCAACTGCTACAAAAACGATAAAGCGCCCTAATATGAGTGCGATTTTCAGAAGACCGGGCAGGGGAGAAGACAATAATGATGACGAGAAAAAAGGAGAAGAGTTTGTTATAAAAGAAGTTGAAATTGTAGCATGGTATACACCTGAAATTCCAATAAATCAAGGTCCGGGATTATACTGGGGGCTTCCAGGATTAATATTAGCTGTGAACGATGATATAACGACTATTGTTTGCTCTGAAATTACCATGAATCCGTCAGAGAAAATAGAAATAAAAGCACCCAGCAAAGGTAAAAAGGTAACGCAAGCTGAGTATGATGAAATCTCTCAAGAGAAGATGAAAGAAATGCGAGAGAATTTCAGAAACAGAGGTGGTCGTGGTGGCGGTAGACCAAACTAA
- a CDS encoding deoxynucleoside kinase — MHIAVAGNIGAGKTTLTRLLSKHYKWEAHYEDVVENPYLDDFYNQMERWSFNLQIYFLNSRYRQILQIKESGKEIIQDRTIYEDAHIFAPNLHAMGLMTNRDFQNYSSLFDLMETLVDPPDLLIYLRSSIPNLVKQIHKRGREYENTISIDYLSRLNERYEAWIHGYEKGNLLIIDVDDLDFVDNPEDLGSILNKIDAQINGLF, encoded by the coding sequence ATGCACATAGCAGTTGCCGGAAATATCGGTGCCGGAAAAACAACCCTAACTAGATTACTTTCAAAACATTATAAATGGGAAGCTCATTATGAAGATGTTGTTGAGAACCCATATTTAGATGATTTTTACAATCAGATGGAACGCTGGAGTTTTAACCTTCAGATATACTTTTTAAATAGTAGATACAGACAAATTCTTCAAATTAAAGAAAGTGGTAAAGAAATAATTCAGGATAGAACTATTTATGAGGATGCACATATTTTTGCACCCAATTTACATGCTATGGGTCTTATGACCAATAGAGATTTTCAAAACTATTCTAGTTTATTTGATTTGATGGAGACCTTAGTTGACCCGCCAGATCTTTTAATTTACTTACGTAGCTCTATCCCTAATTTAGTGAAGCAAATTCATAAGAGAGGTAGAGAATATGAAAATACGATTTCAATTGACTATTTAAGCCGATTGAATGAACGTTACGAAGCTTGGATTCATGGATATGAAAAAGGAAACTTATTGATCATAGATGTAGACGATTTAGATTTTGTAGACAACCCTGAAGATTTAGGTAGTATACTTAACAAAATTGACGCTCAAATTAACGGTCTATTTTAG
- a CDS encoding aminotransferase class IV, with protein MYPLFESVCIENSQIKNEEYHEARFNKSYIQQYKTHPTYTLFDGIHLTNLDNNFKYKLRIGYKQHGTRYSISLYENSIPKSLKLVNDDTISYSLKRNNRKKLNQLFNQKGNFDDVLILKNGLITDASYSNILFTDGKLITTPSTPLLQGTCRARLLEENKITEAHILESDIQNFKSFQLVNALNDFDDTRWVPISNIQKG; from the coding sequence ATGTACCCATTATTTGAATCTGTTTGTATTGAAAATAGCCAAATTAAGAATGAAGAATACCATGAAGCTAGATTCAATAAGTCTTATATTCAACAATATAAAACCCACCCAACCTACACCTTGTTCGATGGCATACATCTAACTAATTTAGACAACAACTTTAAATATAAGTTGCGTATTGGTTACAAACAACATGGTACTCGCTATTCTATTTCCTTATATGAAAACAGCATACCTAAATCACTTAAGCTAGTAAATGATGATACTATAAGTTATTCCTTAAAAAGGAATAATCGTAAAAAACTAAATCAACTGTTTAATCAAAAAGGAAATTTTGACGATGTGCTTATTCTAAAAAACGGATTGATTACCGATGCCTCATACTCAAATATTCTTTTTACAGATGGTAAGCTAATAACTACGCCTTCTACCCCATTGCTTCAAGGCACATGTAGAGCTAGACTTTTAGAAGAAAACAAAATTACCGAAGCTCACATTCTAGAAAGTGATATTCAAAATTTTAAAAGTTTTCAATTAGTAAATGCTTTAAATGATTTTGATGATACTAGATGGGTGCCAATTTCAAATATACAAAAAGGGTAA
- a CDS encoding App1 family protein — translation MKDRNFKAMGIFKKDKLQIINFQSYGNATRLYARGRAIEDENIDLDQKGIFNLMQNTWKRFETDEIKNSPVKITFSNGHTVQGTTDNDGYYLIDEHVEGLQSLANEEGWVNFELSFANTKLNREILLQNRFPGEMLIPSSNAKFGVISDIDDTILHTGVVSSLKWKVIINTMFKRATKRLQLEGASDFYTKLHQGKSGQEANPIFYVSHSPWNLYRYLELFLKTNNFPKGPILLRSMASFKRRSKSDEKPQKQKEINNLLKAYPNLPFILIGDSGEKDGDIYQEVSTLFPGRVKAIYLRSVNHSKRMKRIENLFSDFKDIPFLMVNKTEEAIEHAKKNGFI, via the coding sequence TTGAAAGACCGTAATTTTAAGGCCATGGGTATTTTTAAAAAAGATAAACTTCAAATCATCAACTTTCAATCATACGGTAATGCTACTCGACTGTATGCGAGAGGTAGGGCTATTGAAGATGAAAATATCGATTTAGACCAAAAAGGTATTTTTAATTTAATGCAGAATACATGGAAACGGTTTGAAACTGATGAAATAAAAAACTCCCCAGTTAAGATTACGTTTTCCAATGGTCATACGGTACAAGGTACAACCGATAATGATGGTTATTATTTAATTGATGAGCATGTAGAAGGACTCCAAAGTCTGGCAAATGAAGAGGGCTGGGTGAATTTTGAGCTGTCTTTTGCGAATACCAAATTAAATAGAGAGATATTACTTCAAAATCGTTTTCCAGGTGAAATGTTAATACCTAGTAGTAATGCCAAGTTTGGAGTAATTAGTGATATAGATGATACCATTTTACATACAGGTGTAGTGTCTTCTTTAAAATGGAAGGTAATTATTAATACCATGTTTAAAAGGGCTACCAAGCGCTTACAATTAGAAGGGGCGTCTGATTTTTATACTAAACTTCACCAAGGGAAAAGTGGTCAAGAAGCTAACCCCATATTTTATGTTAGTCATAGTCCGTGGAATTTATATAGATATCTTGAGCTTTTTTTAAAGACCAATAATTTTCCTAAAGGACCCATTTTATTGCGAAGCATGGCAAGTTTTAAAAGGAGGTCCAAAAGCGATGAAAAGCCGCAAAAGCAAAAAGAAATAAATAATTTATTAAAAGCATATCCTAATCTACCGTTTATTTTAATTGGTGATAGCGGCGAAAAAGATGGTGATATTTATCAAGAGGTATCTACATTGTTTCCTGGTAGGGTCAAAGCTATTTATTTACGTAGCGTTAACCATTCTAAACGAATGAAACGAATTGAAAATCTATTTTCTGACTTTAAGGATATTCCTTTTTTAATGGTGAATAAAACAGAGGAAGCCATTGAACACGCTAAGAAAAACGGATTTATTTAG
- a CDS encoding aminodeoxychorismate synthase component I, whose product MENFEKKATRFLQDGIPFLFIIDFEKSIKQVFTFEEAANQNIFFNIKGNGNDENFAKTNLEGVDFNLKPTMVSKEIYENAFNTVKQELNNGNSFLLNLTFPTALNTTVDLNEIYQKAHAPYKLLYKDKFVVFSPECYLKIKDGSIFSYPMKGTINSNVPNAEDLLLSNKKELYEHNTIVDLIRNDLSMIAKKVRVNKFRFVDKIKKGNQELLQTSTEIQGELPENWKDNFASLLLKTLPAGSISGAPKKKTLEIISTAEIEPRGFYTGIFGVFDGEQIDSAVSIRFIEKINKKLFYKSGGGITHLSEMEEEYQELLEKIYVPII is encoded by the coding sequence ATGGAAAATTTTGAAAAAAAAGCGACTCGCTTTCTTCAAGATGGAATTCCGTTTTTATTCATCATCGATTTTGAAAAATCAATAAAACAGGTTTTTACGTTTGAAGAAGCTGCAAACCAAAATATCTTCTTCAATATCAAAGGCAACGGTAATGATGAAAATTTTGCTAAAACTAATCTTGAAGGTGTCGATTTTAATTTAAAACCAACAATGGTTTCTAAAGAAATTTATGAGAATGCCTTCAACACCGTTAAACAAGAACTAAATAATGGCAATAGCTTTTTGCTAAATCTTACTTTCCCTACCGCACTTAACACAACGGTAGATTTAAATGAGATCTATCAAAAAGCCCATGCGCCATATAAGCTTCTTTACAAAGATAAATTCGTTGTTTTTTCACCAGAATGTTATCTCAAAATTAAAGACGGAAGCATCTTCTCTTACCCAATGAAAGGCACTATCAACAGCAATGTGCCAAATGCAGAAGACCTACTATTATCGAATAAAAAAGAACTGTACGAGCATAACACTATAGTAGACCTTATACGAAATGACCTTTCCATGATTGCCAAAAAAGTAAGGGTCAATAAATTTAGGTTCGTAGATAAAATTAAAAAAGGAAATCAAGAATTATTACAGACTAGTACTGAAATTCAAGGAGAATTACCTGAGAACTGGAAAGATAATTTCGCTTCTTTATTGCTAAAAACATTACCGGCAGGATCTATAAGCGGAGCACCTAAAAAGAAAACTTTAGAAATTATATCTACCGCAGAAATTGAACCACGTGGTTTCTATACAGGAATCTTTGGCGTATTTGACGGAGAGCAAATAGATAGTGCCGTAAGCATACGGTTTATAGAAAAAATTAATAAAAAGCTTTTTTACAAAAGTGGCGGTGGCATTACTCACTTGAGCGAGATGGAAGAGGAATACCAAGAACTTTTAGAAAAAATATATGTACCCATTATTTGA